The following proteins are encoded in a genomic region of Heliangelus exortis chromosome 7, bHelExo1.hap1, whole genome shotgun sequence:
- the RHOBTB1 gene encoding rho-related BTB domain-containing protein 1 isoform X2, producing MATDMDYERPNVETIKCVVVGDNAVGKTRLICARACNTTLTQYQLLATHVPTVWAIDQYRVCQEVLERSRDVVDEVSVSLRLWDTFGDHHKDRRFAYGRSDVVVLCFSIANPNSLNHVKTMWYQEIKHFCPRTPVILVGCQLDLRYADLEAVNRARRPLARPIKRGDILPPEKGREVAKELGIPYYETSVFDQFGIKDVFDNAIRAALISRRHLQFWKSHLKKVQKPLLQAPFLPPKAPPPVIKIPECPIPSMNEAGYLLDSPLCADVMFVLQEQDYIFAHKIYLATSSSKFYDLFLMECEESPDLDETQCNKENTKKDFLTSHPETNGDSDDTSLKSADVKTPPPESIDSLNMPEPEPGETSFAARSLSSWGKGFVSVHKEMQVNPVSNRMCPVTVVKMDSSVQAGPFKTVLQFLYTGQLDENEKDLSRLAQIAEILEVFDLRMMVENIMNKEAFMNQEITKAFHVRKANRIKECLCKGTFSDVTFKLDDGTINAHKPLLICSCEWMSAMFGGSFIESSNSEVVLPNINKTSMQAVLDYLYTKQLTTSQELDTLELIALANRFCLPHLVALAEQHGVQELTKASMSGIVIDGEVLSYLELAQFHNAHQLAAWCLHYICTNYNSVCSKFRKEIKAKSADNQEYFERHRWPPVWYLKEEDHYQRVKKEREKEDVALNKHHSKRKWCFWNPSAVVA from the exons ATGGCCACTGACATGGACTACGAAAGACCCAACGTTGAAACTATCAAGTGTGTGGTGGTGGGAGATAATGCAGTGGGAAAGACTCGTCTGATCTGTGCAAGAGCGTGCAATACAACCTTGACTCAGTATCAGCTGCTGGCAACTCACGTACCAACTGTCTGGGCCATTGATCAATACCGTGTCTGCCAAGAG GTCCTTGAACGTTCAAGAGATGTTGTGGATGAAGTGAGTGTTTCCCTTAGGCTGTGGGATACGTTTGGGGACCACCACAAAGACAGGCGCTTTGCTTATGGAAG GTCCGATGTAgttgttctgtgtttttcaaTTGCTAATCCTAATTCCCTGAATCATGTGAAAACGATGTGGTATCAAGAAATCAAGCACTTCTGTCCCCGCACCCCTGTGATTCTGGTGGGCTGCCAGCTGGATCTACGCTATGCAGATCTTGAGGCTGTTAACAGAGCCAGAAGGCCTTTGGCAAg GCCAATAAAAAGAGGAGATATATTGCCaccagaaaaaggcagagaggttGCTAAGGAACTTGGGATACCATACTATGAAACAAGTGTATTTGACCAGTTTGGGATTAAAGATGTGTTTGACAATGCAATTAGAGCTGCCTTGATCTCCAGAAGACACCTGCAGTTCTGGAAATCTCATTTGAAGAAGGTCCAAAAACCTTTGCTTCAGGCTCCATTCCTACCTCCAAAAGCCCCTCCTCCAGTCATCAAAATCCCTGAGTGTCCCATACCGAGCATGAATGAAGCTGGATATTTATTGGACAGCCCACTGTGTGCAGATGTTATGTTTGTTCTCCAGGAGCAGGACTACATTTTTGCTCACAAGATTTACCTAGCTACCTCCTCTTCAAAGTTTTATGACCTCTTCTTAATGGAATGTGAGGAAAGTCCAGACTTGGATGAAACACAGTGTAataaggaaaacacaaaaaaagattttctaaCAAGTCACCCTGAGACAAATGGTGACAGTGATGACACATCCTTGAAATCTGCTGATGTTAAAACTCCTCCACCAGAAAGTATTGACTCTTTAAACATGCCAGAACCTGAACCTGGTGAAACAAGTTTTGCAGCAAGATCTCTGTCATcctggggaaaggggtttgTTAGTGTGCATAAGGAAATGCAAGTGAATCCTGTATCAAATAGGATGTGTCCTGTAACTGTGGTAAAAATGGATTCATCTGTGCAGGCTGGaccttttaaaactgttttgcaGTTTTTATACACAGGGCAACtggatgaaaatgaaaaagatctCTCAAGACTGGCTCAGATTGCTGAAATCTTGGAAGTATTTGATTTGAGAATGATGGTGGAGAATATTATGAATAAAGAAGCCTTCATGAATCAAGAGATCACTAAAGCATTTCATGTCAGAAAAGCTAATCGGATAAAAGAGTGCCTTTGCAAAGGGACATTTTCTG ATGTGACATTTAAATTGGATGACGGAACCATAAATGCCCACAAGCCACTTCTGATCTGTAGCTGTGAATGGATGTCTGCTATGTTTGGAGGATCATTTATTGAAAGCTCAAACAGTGAG GTAGTTCTACCCAACATAAACAAGACTTCCATGCAAGCTGTTTTAGATTACTTGTATACCAAGCAGCTGACCACCAGCCAGGAACTGGACACACTTGAGTTAATTGCATTGGCAAATAGGTTTTGCCTCCCTCACCTGGTTGCACTAGCAG AACAACATGGAGTACAAGAGCTGACAAAAGCCTCCATGAGTGGCATTGTAATAGATGGAGAAGTACTGTCCTATTTGGAATTGGCTCAG tttcACAATGCTCACCAGCTGGCAGCCTGGTGCTTGCACTATATCTGCACCAATTATAACAGCGTTTGCTCCAAATTCCGCAAGGAAATCAAAGCTAAATCTGCAG ATAATCAGGAGTATTTTGAGAGGCACCGCTGGCCGCCTGTGTGGTATTTAAAGGAAGAAGATCACTACCAGCGAGttaagaaggaaagagaaaaggaagatgttGCACTGAATAAACACCATTCAAAGAGGAAGTGGTGCTTCTGGAATCCCTCTGCTGTAGTTGCCTGA
- the RHOBTB1 gene encoding rho-related BTB domain-containing protein 1 isoform X4, which yields MWYQEIKHFCPRTPVILVGCQLDLRYADLEAVNRARRPLARPIKRGDILPPEKGREVAKELGIPYYETSVFDQFGIKDVFDNAIRAALISRRHLQFWKSHLKKVQKPLLQAPFLPPKAPPPVIKIPECPIPSMNEAGYLLDSPLCADVMFVLQEQDYIFAHKIYLATSSSKFYDLFLMECEESPDLDETQCNKENTKKDFLTSHPETNGDSDDTSLKSADVKTPPPESIDSLNMPEPEPGETSFAARSLSSWGKGFVSVHKEMQVNPVSNRMCPVTVVKMDSSVQAGPFKTVLQFLYTGQLDENEKDLSRLAQIAEILEVFDLRMMVENIMNKEAFMNQEITKAFHVRKANRIKECLCKGTFSDVTFKLDDGTINAHKPLLICSCEWMSAMFGGSFIESSNSEVVLPNINKTSMQAVLDYLYTKQLTTSQELDTLELIALANRFCLPHLVALAEQHGVQELTKASMSGIVIDGEVLSYLELAQFHNAHQLAAWCLHYICTNYNSVCSKFRKEIKAKSAADNQEYFERHRWPPVWYLKEEDHYQRVKKEREKEDVALNKHHSKRKWCFWNPSAVVA from the exons ATGTGGTATCAAGAAATCAAGCACTTCTGTCCCCGCACCCCTGTGATTCTGGTGGGCTGCCAGCTGGATCTACGCTATGCAGATCTTGAGGCTGTTAACAGAGCCAGAAGGCCTTTGGCAAg GCCAATAAAAAGAGGAGATATATTGCCaccagaaaaaggcagagaggttGCTAAGGAACTTGGGATACCATACTATGAAACAAGTGTATTTGACCAGTTTGGGATTAAAGATGTGTTTGACAATGCAATTAGAGCTGCCTTGATCTCCAGAAGACACCTGCAGTTCTGGAAATCTCATTTGAAGAAGGTCCAAAAACCTTTGCTTCAGGCTCCATTCCTACCTCCAAAAGCCCCTCCTCCAGTCATCAAAATCCCTGAGTGTCCCATACCGAGCATGAATGAAGCTGGATATTTATTGGACAGCCCACTGTGTGCAGATGTTATGTTTGTTCTCCAGGAGCAGGACTACATTTTTGCTCACAAGATTTACCTAGCTACCTCCTCTTCAAAGTTTTATGACCTCTTCTTAATGGAATGTGAGGAAAGTCCAGACTTGGATGAAACACAGTGTAataaggaaaacacaaaaaaagattttctaaCAAGTCACCCTGAGACAAATGGTGACAGTGATGACACATCCTTGAAATCTGCTGATGTTAAAACTCCTCCACCAGAAAGTATTGACTCTTTAAACATGCCAGAACCTGAACCTGGTGAAACAAGTTTTGCAGCAAGATCTCTGTCATcctggggaaaggggtttgTTAGTGTGCATAAGGAAATGCAAGTGAATCCTGTATCAAATAGGATGTGTCCTGTAACTGTGGTAAAAATGGATTCATCTGTGCAGGCTGGaccttttaaaactgttttgcaGTTTTTATACACAGGGCAACtggatgaaaatgaaaaagatctCTCAAGACTGGCTCAGATTGCTGAAATCTTGGAAGTATTTGATTTGAGAATGATGGTGGAGAATATTATGAATAAAGAAGCCTTCATGAATCAAGAGATCACTAAAGCATTTCATGTCAGAAAAGCTAATCGGATAAAAGAGTGCCTTTGCAAAGGGACATTTTCTG ATGTGACATTTAAATTGGATGACGGAACCATAAATGCCCACAAGCCACTTCTGATCTGTAGCTGTGAATGGATGTCTGCTATGTTTGGAGGATCATTTATTGAAAGCTCAAACAGTGAG GTAGTTCTACCCAACATAAACAAGACTTCCATGCAAGCTGTTTTAGATTACTTGTATACCAAGCAGCTGACCACCAGCCAGGAACTGGACACACTTGAGTTAATTGCATTGGCAAATAGGTTTTGCCTCCCTCACCTGGTTGCACTAGCAG AACAACATGGAGTACAAGAGCTGACAAAAGCCTCCATGAGTGGCATTGTAATAGATGGAGAAGTACTGTCCTATTTGGAATTGGCTCAG tttcACAATGCTCACCAGCTGGCAGCCTGGTGCTTGCACTATATCTGCACCAATTATAACAGCGTTTGCTCCAAATTCCGCAAGGAAATCAAAGCTAAATCTGCAG CAGATAATCAGGAGTATTTTGAGAGGCACCGCTGGCCGCCTGTGTGGTATTTAAAGGAAGAAGATCACTACCAGCGAGttaagaaggaaagagaaaaggaagatgttGCACTGAATAAACACCATTCAAAGAGGAAGTGGTGCTTCTGGAATCCCTCTGCTGTAGTTGCCTGA
- the RHOBTB1 gene encoding rho-related BTB domain-containing protein 1 isoform X1, which produces MATDMDYERPNVETIKCVVVGDNAVGKTRLICARACNTTLTQYQLLATHVPTVWAIDQYRVCQEVLERSRDVVDEVSVSLRLWDTFGDHHKDRRFAYGRSDVVVLCFSIANPNSLNHVKTMWYQEIKHFCPRTPVILVGCQLDLRYADLEAVNRARRPLARPIKRGDILPPEKGREVAKELGIPYYETSVFDQFGIKDVFDNAIRAALISRRHLQFWKSHLKKVQKPLLQAPFLPPKAPPPVIKIPECPIPSMNEAGYLLDSPLCADVMFVLQEQDYIFAHKIYLATSSSKFYDLFLMECEESPDLDETQCNKENTKKDFLTSHPETNGDSDDTSLKSADVKTPPPESIDSLNMPEPEPGETSFAARSLSSWGKGFVSVHKEMQVNPVSNRMCPVTVVKMDSSVQAGPFKTVLQFLYTGQLDENEKDLSRLAQIAEILEVFDLRMMVENIMNKEAFMNQEITKAFHVRKANRIKECLCKGTFSDVTFKLDDGTINAHKPLLICSCEWMSAMFGGSFIESSNSEVVLPNINKTSMQAVLDYLYTKQLTTSQELDTLELIALANRFCLPHLVALAEQHGVQELTKASMSGIVIDGEVLSYLELAQFHNAHQLAAWCLHYICTNYNSVCSKFRKEIKAKSAADNQEYFERHRWPPVWYLKEEDHYQRVKKEREKEDVALNKHHSKRKWCFWNPSAVVA; this is translated from the exons ATGGCCACTGACATGGACTACGAAAGACCCAACGTTGAAACTATCAAGTGTGTGGTGGTGGGAGATAATGCAGTGGGAAAGACTCGTCTGATCTGTGCAAGAGCGTGCAATACAACCTTGACTCAGTATCAGCTGCTGGCAACTCACGTACCAACTGTCTGGGCCATTGATCAATACCGTGTCTGCCAAGAG GTCCTTGAACGTTCAAGAGATGTTGTGGATGAAGTGAGTGTTTCCCTTAGGCTGTGGGATACGTTTGGGGACCACCACAAAGACAGGCGCTTTGCTTATGGAAG GTCCGATGTAgttgttctgtgtttttcaaTTGCTAATCCTAATTCCCTGAATCATGTGAAAACGATGTGGTATCAAGAAATCAAGCACTTCTGTCCCCGCACCCCTGTGATTCTGGTGGGCTGCCAGCTGGATCTACGCTATGCAGATCTTGAGGCTGTTAACAGAGCCAGAAGGCCTTTGGCAAg GCCAATAAAAAGAGGAGATATATTGCCaccagaaaaaggcagagaggttGCTAAGGAACTTGGGATACCATACTATGAAACAAGTGTATTTGACCAGTTTGGGATTAAAGATGTGTTTGACAATGCAATTAGAGCTGCCTTGATCTCCAGAAGACACCTGCAGTTCTGGAAATCTCATTTGAAGAAGGTCCAAAAACCTTTGCTTCAGGCTCCATTCCTACCTCCAAAAGCCCCTCCTCCAGTCATCAAAATCCCTGAGTGTCCCATACCGAGCATGAATGAAGCTGGATATTTATTGGACAGCCCACTGTGTGCAGATGTTATGTTTGTTCTCCAGGAGCAGGACTACATTTTTGCTCACAAGATTTACCTAGCTACCTCCTCTTCAAAGTTTTATGACCTCTTCTTAATGGAATGTGAGGAAAGTCCAGACTTGGATGAAACACAGTGTAataaggaaaacacaaaaaaagattttctaaCAAGTCACCCTGAGACAAATGGTGACAGTGATGACACATCCTTGAAATCTGCTGATGTTAAAACTCCTCCACCAGAAAGTATTGACTCTTTAAACATGCCAGAACCTGAACCTGGTGAAACAAGTTTTGCAGCAAGATCTCTGTCATcctggggaaaggggtttgTTAGTGTGCATAAGGAAATGCAAGTGAATCCTGTATCAAATAGGATGTGTCCTGTAACTGTGGTAAAAATGGATTCATCTGTGCAGGCTGGaccttttaaaactgttttgcaGTTTTTATACACAGGGCAACtggatgaaaatgaaaaagatctCTCAAGACTGGCTCAGATTGCTGAAATCTTGGAAGTATTTGATTTGAGAATGATGGTGGAGAATATTATGAATAAAGAAGCCTTCATGAATCAAGAGATCACTAAAGCATTTCATGTCAGAAAAGCTAATCGGATAAAAGAGTGCCTTTGCAAAGGGACATTTTCTG ATGTGACATTTAAATTGGATGACGGAACCATAAATGCCCACAAGCCACTTCTGATCTGTAGCTGTGAATGGATGTCTGCTATGTTTGGAGGATCATTTATTGAAAGCTCAAACAGTGAG GTAGTTCTACCCAACATAAACAAGACTTCCATGCAAGCTGTTTTAGATTACTTGTATACCAAGCAGCTGACCACCAGCCAGGAACTGGACACACTTGAGTTAATTGCATTGGCAAATAGGTTTTGCCTCCCTCACCTGGTTGCACTAGCAG AACAACATGGAGTACAAGAGCTGACAAAAGCCTCCATGAGTGGCATTGTAATAGATGGAGAAGTACTGTCCTATTTGGAATTGGCTCAG tttcACAATGCTCACCAGCTGGCAGCCTGGTGCTTGCACTATATCTGCACCAATTATAACAGCGTTTGCTCCAAATTCCGCAAGGAAATCAAAGCTAAATCTGCAG CAGATAATCAGGAGTATTTTGAGAGGCACCGCTGGCCGCCTGTGTGGTATTTAAAGGAAGAAGATCACTACCAGCGAGttaagaaggaaagagaaaaggaagatgttGCACTGAATAAACACCATTCAAAGAGGAAGTGGTGCTTCTGGAATCCCTCTGCTGTAGTTGCCTGA
- the RHOBTB1 gene encoding rho-related BTB domain-containing protein 1 isoform X3, translated as MATDMDYERPNVETIKCVVVGDNAVGKTRLICARACNTTLTQYQLLATHVPTVWAIDQYRVCQEVLERSRDVVDEVSVSLRLWDTFGDHHKDRRFAYGRSDVVVLCFSIANPNSLNHVKTMWYQEIKHFCPRTPVILVGCQLDLRYADLEAVNRARRPLARPIKRGDILPPEKGREVAKELGIPYYETSVFDQFGIKDVFDNAIRAALISRRHLQFWKSHLKKVQKPLLQAPFLPPKAPPPVIKIPECPIPSMNEAGYLLDSPLCADVMFVLQEQDYIFAHKIYLATSSSKFYDLFLMECEESPDLDETQCNKENTKKDFLTSHPETNGDSDDTSLKSADVKTPPPESIDSLNMPEPEPGETSFAARSLSSWGKGFVSVHKEMQVNPVSNRMCPVTVVKMDSSVQAGPFKTVLQFLYTGQLDENEKDLSRLAQIAEILEVFDLRMMVENIMNKEAFMNQEITKAFHVRKANRIKECLCKGTFSDVTFKLDDGTINAHKPLLICSCEWMSAMFGGSFIESSNSEVVLPNINKTSMQAVLDYLYTKQLTTSQELDTLELIALANRFCLPHLVALAEQHGVQELTKASMSGIVIDGEVLSYLELAQFHNAHQLAAWCLHYICTNYNSVCSKFRKEIKAKSAAL; from the exons ATGGCCACTGACATGGACTACGAAAGACCCAACGTTGAAACTATCAAGTGTGTGGTGGTGGGAGATAATGCAGTGGGAAAGACTCGTCTGATCTGTGCAAGAGCGTGCAATACAACCTTGACTCAGTATCAGCTGCTGGCAACTCACGTACCAACTGTCTGGGCCATTGATCAATACCGTGTCTGCCAAGAG GTCCTTGAACGTTCAAGAGATGTTGTGGATGAAGTGAGTGTTTCCCTTAGGCTGTGGGATACGTTTGGGGACCACCACAAAGACAGGCGCTTTGCTTATGGAAG GTCCGATGTAgttgttctgtgtttttcaaTTGCTAATCCTAATTCCCTGAATCATGTGAAAACGATGTGGTATCAAGAAATCAAGCACTTCTGTCCCCGCACCCCTGTGATTCTGGTGGGCTGCCAGCTGGATCTACGCTATGCAGATCTTGAGGCTGTTAACAGAGCCAGAAGGCCTTTGGCAAg GCCAATAAAAAGAGGAGATATATTGCCaccagaaaaaggcagagaggttGCTAAGGAACTTGGGATACCATACTATGAAACAAGTGTATTTGACCAGTTTGGGATTAAAGATGTGTTTGACAATGCAATTAGAGCTGCCTTGATCTCCAGAAGACACCTGCAGTTCTGGAAATCTCATTTGAAGAAGGTCCAAAAACCTTTGCTTCAGGCTCCATTCCTACCTCCAAAAGCCCCTCCTCCAGTCATCAAAATCCCTGAGTGTCCCATACCGAGCATGAATGAAGCTGGATATTTATTGGACAGCCCACTGTGTGCAGATGTTATGTTTGTTCTCCAGGAGCAGGACTACATTTTTGCTCACAAGATTTACCTAGCTACCTCCTCTTCAAAGTTTTATGACCTCTTCTTAATGGAATGTGAGGAAAGTCCAGACTTGGATGAAACACAGTGTAataaggaaaacacaaaaaaagattttctaaCAAGTCACCCTGAGACAAATGGTGACAGTGATGACACATCCTTGAAATCTGCTGATGTTAAAACTCCTCCACCAGAAAGTATTGACTCTTTAAACATGCCAGAACCTGAACCTGGTGAAACAAGTTTTGCAGCAAGATCTCTGTCATcctggggaaaggggtttgTTAGTGTGCATAAGGAAATGCAAGTGAATCCTGTATCAAATAGGATGTGTCCTGTAACTGTGGTAAAAATGGATTCATCTGTGCAGGCTGGaccttttaaaactgttttgcaGTTTTTATACACAGGGCAACtggatgaaaatgaaaaagatctCTCAAGACTGGCTCAGATTGCTGAAATCTTGGAAGTATTTGATTTGAGAATGATGGTGGAGAATATTATGAATAAAGAAGCCTTCATGAATCAAGAGATCACTAAAGCATTTCATGTCAGAAAAGCTAATCGGATAAAAGAGTGCCTTTGCAAAGGGACATTTTCTG ATGTGACATTTAAATTGGATGACGGAACCATAAATGCCCACAAGCCACTTCTGATCTGTAGCTGTGAATGGATGTCTGCTATGTTTGGAGGATCATTTATTGAAAGCTCAAACAGTGAG GTAGTTCTACCCAACATAAACAAGACTTCCATGCAAGCTGTTTTAGATTACTTGTATACCAAGCAGCTGACCACCAGCCAGGAACTGGACACACTTGAGTTAATTGCATTGGCAAATAGGTTTTGCCTCCCTCACCTGGTTGCACTAGCAG AACAACATGGAGTACAAGAGCTGACAAAAGCCTCCATGAGTGGCATTGTAATAGATGGAGAAGTACTGTCCTATTTGGAATTGGCTCAG tttcACAATGCTCACCAGCTGGCAGCCTGGTGCTTGCACTATATCTGCACCAATTATAACAGCGTTTGCTCCAAATTCCGCAAGGAAATCAAAGCTAAATCTGCAG